A genomic segment from Chitinophaga flava encodes:
- a CDS encoding 5' nucleotidase, NT5C type, with translation MARIAIDMDNVMADITTHYLTYYEAAHGIKLDSETLQGVPEGEALPEGMVRQFLNTPGFFRTAPVMPGSQEVIKALCEKYEVFIVSAAMEFPLSLQEKLEWLNEHYPFISWKNIVFCGSKTIVEADYMIDDHDKNLRYFKGERLLFTAPHNINLTDYKRVNNWEEVAEELLATAPAVL, from the coding sequence ATGGCAAGAATTGCAATCGACATGGATAATGTAATGGCAGACATCACTACACATTATCTTACTTATTACGAAGCAGCGCACGGCATTAAGTTAGACTCCGAAACCCTCCAGGGGGTTCCCGAAGGAGAAGCCTTACCGGAAGGGATGGTACGCCAGTTTCTGAACACTCCTGGCTTTTTCAGGACGGCACCGGTAATGCCAGGCAGCCAGGAAGTAATTAAAGCCCTGTGTGAAAAATATGAGGTATTCATTGTTTCCGCCGCGATGGAGTTTCCGTTGTCTCTTCAGGAGAAACTGGAATGGCTGAACGAGCACTATCCGTTCATCAGCTGGAAAAATATTGTATTCTGCGGCTCCAAAACCATTGTGGAAGCGGATTACATGATCGATGACCACGATAAAAACCTGCGCTACTTTAAAGGAGAAAGGTTATTATTTACAGCTCCGCATAATATCAATCTGACAGATTACAAGCGGGTGAACAACTGGGAAGAGGTAGCAGAAGAATTGCTGGCCACCGCTCCTGCCGTGCTTTAG
- the purH gene encoding bifunctional phosphoribosylaminoimidazolecarboxamide formyltransferase/IMP cyclohydrolase produces the protein MQKQIKSALISVFYKDNLENIVKKLGEQGVTIYSTGGTQKFIEELGVKCVAVEDLTAYPSILGGRVKTLHPKVFGGILARRENPQDLEQLKQYEIPEIDLVIVDLYPFEETVKSTTEEQAIIEKIDIGGVSLIRAAGKNFKDVVIVASKDQYADLEKVLTENNGATTIQDRRNFAAKAFEVCANYDVAISQYFLNNEPGDYFQVSAPQGQVNRYGENPHQRGVYYGNLNEIFNKLHGKELSFNNLVDVDAACQLIREFTETTFAVIKHTNVCGIASRSTLKEAWDAALAGDKESAFGGVLVCNKTIDKTTAEAINEIFFEILIAPGFEAEALTVLQAKKNRILLEQKQPVSSKYMFKNVLNGVLLQDGDNGNYKEWNDVGAHAATAEQKSDLEFANIVCKHLKSNAIALVKNKQLVGKGCGQTSRIDALRHAIEKAGQFSFDLKGAVMASDAFFPFDDCVRIAHEQGINAVIQPGGSVRDNDSVEFCKQHDMVMVMTGMRHFRH, from the coding sequence ATGCAAAAGCAAATTAAATCAGCGCTGATCTCCGTTTTCTATAAAGATAACCTGGAGAACATTGTAAAAAAGTTAGGTGAACAAGGTGTGACCATCTATTCTACCGGTGGTACACAAAAATTTATTGAGGAGCTGGGCGTAAAGTGTGTGGCAGTAGAAGATCTGACAGCGTATCCTTCTATTCTGGGTGGCCGTGTGAAAACACTGCACCCTAAAGTATTTGGTGGTATCCTGGCCCGTCGCGAAAACCCGCAGGACCTGGAACAGCTGAAACAATACGAGATCCCGGAAATAGACCTGGTGATCGTAGACCTGTATCCTTTCGAAGAAACCGTAAAGAGTACAACAGAAGAACAGGCGATCATTGAGAAGATAGACATAGGCGGTGTTTCCCTGATCCGTGCTGCAGGCAAAAACTTCAAAGACGTAGTGATTGTTGCATCCAAAGACCAGTACGCTGATCTCGAAAAGGTGCTGACTGAAAACAATGGTGCTACTACCATCCAGGACCGCAGAAACTTCGCTGCTAAAGCATTTGAAGTATGTGCCAACTATGATGTGGCCATCTCTCAGTATTTCCTGAACAACGAACCTGGTGATTATTTCCAGGTATCTGCTCCGCAGGGACAGGTGAACCGTTACGGTGAAAACCCTCACCAGCGTGGTGTTTACTACGGTAACCTGAATGAAATCTTTAACAAACTGCATGGCAAGGAACTGTCTTTCAATAACCTGGTAGACGTAGATGCTGCCTGCCAGCTGATCCGGGAGTTTACAGAAACAACCTTCGCTGTAATCAAACATACCAACGTATGCGGCATCGCTTCCCGTTCTACCCTGAAAGAAGCCTGGGACGCAGCACTGGCCGGCGATAAGGAAAGTGCTTTCGGTGGAGTACTGGTGTGCAACAAAACCATCGATAAAACCACTGCCGAAGCCATCAACGAAATTTTCTTTGAAATACTGATTGCTCCGGGATTTGAAGCCGAAGCCCTCACTGTACTGCAAGCCAAGAAAAACCGTATCCTGCTGGAACAGAAACAACCTGTTAGCAGCAAATACATGTTTAAAAATGTACTGAACGGTGTGCTGTTGCAGGATGGTGACAACGGTAACTACAAAGAATGGAATGATGTAGGAGCTCACGCTGCTACCGCAGAACAGAAATCTGACCTGGAGTTTGCCAACATCGTGTGCAAACACCTGAAATCCAACGCGATTGCGCTGGTGAAAAACAAACAGCTGGTTGGTAAAGGCTGTGGTCAGACCTCCCGTATCGATGCTCTCCGCCATGCTATTGAAAAAGCAGGTCAGTTCAGCTTCGATCTGAAAGGTGCGGTGATGGCTTCCGATGCCTTCTTCCCATTCGATGACTGTGTACGCATTGCGCACGAACAGGGTATCAACGCGGTGATTCAGCCGGGTGGTTCCGTTCGCGACAACGATTCAGTTGAATTCTGCAAACAGCATGATATGGTGATGGTAATGACCGGTATGCGTCACTTCCGCCACTAA
- a CDS encoding ComEC/Rec2 family competence protein, with the protein MQFESPTFVAYWKRAPFLRLTAPLLAGIFIQLNLQLSALSLYILILTAFTAVWGLSRLPLAYRYHYSWIGGLLIFIMILCGGALLLVCADIRGQDGYFSAPEKEGDFLLAAVEEPLQEKARTRKTVLSIEGVYAHGKLVPAKGHLLAYFSRDTASVGLVYGTRLLLAKKPVIIKNSGNPGAFDYRQYCAAQQIYHQVYLRAGEYQQLKQPPARDLTIWLLKARDFCLHSLKTNIGEGPEAGMAEALLIGYRQDLDKDMVNSYSNTGIVHVIAISGMHLALLYGTLLWLLRWLPASTLVNGMKALIILSVLWGFALLTGASASVLRAAVMFSGITIGQLILNRRASTYNTLAASAFVLLCYKPWLAVDAGFQLSYLAVLSILLFYTPLSELLHFRWRWATLLWQTTALSIAAQILTLPVSIYYFHQFPCYFLPANLLAVPLSTVVIYGEVFLLMMTPFVMLAEWTGLAIRLVIRWMNAGVEWLGQLPYAVIGDLQLSLLQTGCFYALLAGLAVWWLQKSRTGLWVALICSWAMVADKVVRQLLTLQRQQLIIYNVPAYTAIDCVSGGKVQFIGNDSLWQTPVAAQLRSARTMLGVSPGVVSNCLQHGRYLRFGHKQLLIVDSTLPVFYHRKGSALPAAHPSGIKVNYLLLNHNPRLNIRQLQEYFRCDTIIFGAACSSGRIRRWTQECRELKQRCYSIPDEGACTISF; encoded by the coding sequence ATGCAGTTTGAATCCCCCACATTTGTGGCGTACTGGAAACGTGCGCCCTTTCTACGTTTGACAGCCCCTTTGCTGGCCGGTATTTTCATACAACTGAATTTACAGCTTTCCGCATTATCCCTGTACATACTTATCCTGACCGCATTTACGGCGGTATGGGGCCTGAGCCGGTTGCCACTGGCTTATCGCTATCATTATTCATGGATAGGTGGGTTGCTTATTTTTATCATGATCCTCTGCGGCGGAGCACTGTTGCTGGTTTGTGCCGATATTCGAGGGCAAGACGGGTATTTTTCTGCACCCGAAAAGGAGGGGGATTTCCTGCTGGCAGCAGTGGAAGAACCCTTGCAGGAGAAAGCCCGCACACGCAAAACCGTTCTGAGCATTGAAGGCGTATATGCACATGGTAAGTTGGTGCCCGCAAAAGGGCATTTACTGGCCTATTTTAGCAGGGATACTGCTTCGGTGGGATTAGTGTACGGAACACGGTTGTTGTTGGCTAAAAAGCCTGTTATAATCAAAAACAGCGGCAATCCAGGTGCGTTCGACTACCGGCAGTACTGTGCAGCACAACAGATCTATCACCAGGTATATTTGCGTGCCGGAGAATATCAGCAGCTGAAACAGCCTCCGGCCCGGGATCTGACAATCTGGCTCCTGAAAGCAAGAGATTTTTGTCTGCATAGCCTGAAAACAAATATCGGAGAAGGGCCTGAAGCTGGTATGGCAGAAGCACTGCTCATCGGCTACCGGCAAGACCTCGACAAAGACATGGTCAATAGTTATAGCAACACCGGTATTGTACATGTCATCGCTATCTCCGGTATGCACCTGGCACTGCTGTATGGCACCTTGTTATGGCTGTTGCGCTGGCTACCAGCCAGTACCCTCGTCAATGGGATGAAAGCCCTCATTATTTTAAGCGTATTGTGGGGATTCGCCCTGCTGACAGGGGCTTCGGCTTCTGTATTAAGGGCAGCCGTTATGTTCTCCGGCATTACTATCGGACAACTGATACTAAACCGGCGCGCCAGTACCTACAACACCCTGGCTGCTTCGGCTTTCGTATTGTTATGCTATAAGCCCTGGCTGGCTGTGGACGCAGGTTTTCAGCTCTCTTACCTGGCAGTGCTGAGTATCCTGTTGTTTTATACGCCCCTGTCTGAATTGCTGCATTTCCGGTGGCGATGGGCCACACTGCTGTGGCAAACGACAGCTTTGTCAATAGCTGCACAGATACTCACTTTGCCAGTGTCCATTTACTATTTTCATCAGTTTCCCTGTTATTTTCTGCCGGCCAATCTGCTGGCTGTTCCGCTGTCTACTGTGGTGATTTATGGAGAAGTATTTTTACTGATGATGACACCTTTTGTGATGCTCGCAGAATGGACCGGACTGGCTATCCGGCTGGTGATCCGATGGATGAATGCCGGGGTGGAATGGTTGGGACAACTACCTTACGCGGTCATTGGTGACCTGCAGTTAAGCCTCCTGCAAACCGGCTGTTTTTACGCCCTGCTGGCGGGCCTCGCGGTATGGTGGCTGCAGAAGTCCCGTACCGGACTATGGGTGGCACTGATCTGTAGCTGGGCCATGGTGGCTGATAAAGTAGTCCGCCAGCTGCTAACCCTGCAACGACAACAACTGATCATCTATAACGTACCCGCCTATACGGCAATCGACTGTGTTAGTGGGGGCAAGGTACAGTTTATAGGCAACGACAGCCTCTGGCAGACGCCTGTCGCTGCTCAGTTACGTTCAGCAAGAACAATGCTGGGTGTGTCTCCCGGCGTGGTTAGCAACTGCCTGCAGCACGGACGTTATCTGCGCTTCGGCCACAAACAGTTGCTGATCGTCGACAGTACACTGCCGGTTTTTTATCACAGGAAGGGGAGTGCACTGCCAGCAGCCCATCCCAGTGGAATTAAAGTGAATTATCTGCTGCTCAACCACAACCCACGGCTAAACATCCGGCAACTACAGGAGTACTTCCGTTGTGATACTATCATCTTCGGCGCTGCCTGTTCATCCGGCCGTATCCGGCGCTGGACGCAGGAATGCCGGGAGTTAAAACAGCGCTGTTACAGTATTCCGGATGAAGGAGCCTGTACTATCAGCTTTTAA
- a CDS encoding RNA polymerase sigma factor, which translates to MMRETADSDLIREYKTSGSLELLAALYQRYMNLVYGVCLQYFDEEGSKDAVMQIFEELIGKLKHHEVQNFKSWLHVLARNHCLMKIRAMKNKESMQVAIEDDSPLMENGELAHHDGGITLEDNLQTMEKCLETLPEEQKRSVNLFYLEEKSYREVSAITGYDMGKVKSYIQNGKRNLKICMEQQHA; encoded by the coding sequence ATGATGCGGGAAACCGCTGACTCAGATTTGATCCGGGAGTATAAAACATCCGGCAGTCTGGAGTTACTGGCTGCCCTGTACCAGCGTTATATGAACCTGGTGTATGGGGTATGTCTGCAGTATTTTGATGAAGAAGGCAGTAAAGACGCTGTGATGCAGATTTTTGAGGAGCTGATCGGCAAGCTGAAGCACCATGAAGTGCAGAACTTCAAAAGTTGGTTGCATGTACTGGCCAGAAATCATTGCCTGATGAAGATCCGGGCTATGAAAAACAAGGAGTCTATGCAGGTGGCTATTGAAGATGATTCGCCGCTTATGGAAAACGGAGAATTGGCGCATCATGACGGTGGAATCACATTGGAAGATAACCTCCAGACCATGGAAAAATGCCTGGAAACCTTGCCGGAAGAGCAAAAACGCAGTGTAAACCTGTTTTATCTGGAAGAAAAAAGCTACCGCGAGGTGTCTGCCATCACCGGATATGACATGGGTAAGGTGAAGAGTTATATCCAGAACGGAAAACGTAACCTTAAAATTTGTATGGAGCAACAACATGCCTGA
- the carB gene encoding carbamoyl-phosphate synthase large subunit: MPKDSSIKSVLIIGSGPIIIGQACEFDYSGSQAARSLREEGIKVILINSNPATIMTDPMMADKVYLLPLTVESIEQILEENQIDAVLPTMGGQTALNLCKEVDELGIWEKNNVRLIGVDIKAIDKAEDREQFRQWMIQLGIPVAPARTANSFLEGKEFAQEIGFPLVIRPSFTLGGTGGGFVHSKEDLDEALDRGLKASPIHEVLVEKAVLGWKEFELELLRDKNDNVVIICTVENLDPMGIHTGDSITVAPAMTLSDTAFQDMRNKAMMMMRDLGNFAGGCNVQFSLNPENEELIAIEINPRVSRSSALASKATGYPIAKIAAKLAIGYTLDELENQITRTTSAFFEPALDYVIVKMPRWNFDKFKGADDTLGLQMKSVGEVMAIGRTFPEALQKACQSLENDALGLGYYGKSLMRTEDLIEKLKRPTWDRIFRIKDALMAGASVKHIHQQTHIDRWFLHQIQDIVNLEKQLAEHDLESVPADMLKDAKHMGFSDKQLAIIFGNCEEEEVYEKRKALGIVRTYKMVDTCSAEFEAKTPYFYSTFDTENESKVSDKKKIIVLGSGPNRIGQGIEFDYCCTHGLQAIQDCGYEAIMVNCNPETVSTDFDMADKLYFEPVFWEHLWEIVELEKPEGVIVQLGGQTALKLAKRLEEKGIKIIGTSFDNMDIAEDRGRFSDMLKDLGIPYPKYGTAYNTDEAIEVAKEVGYPVLVRPSYVLGGQRMRIVINEEELEQSVLSLLRHLPGNKILIDHFLDRCQEAEIDGIFDGTDFHVMGVMEHIEPAGIHSGDSHALLPAFNLTPIEVTTMEYYAEKIARALNIRGLINIQFAIKGGQVYVIEANPRASRTTPFIAKAYQVPYLNIATKVMIGAKKLQDFTIEKKLTGFAIKEPVFSFNKFPGVNKELGPEMKSTGEAIRFIKDLRDPYFRQLYKEKSMYLSK, from the coding sequence ATGCCAAAAGACTCATCTATCAAATCTGTCCTCATTATCGGATCTGGTCCCATTATTATTGGTCAGGCTTGCGAATTTGACTATTCCGGTTCACAGGCAGCTCGTTCGCTGCGGGAAGAAGGAATTAAAGTGATTTTGATTAATTCCAACCCGGCTACCATCATGACGGACCCTATGATGGCCGATAAGGTTTATTTGCTCCCATTAACCGTGGAAAGCATTGAGCAGATTCTGGAAGAAAACCAGATTGACGCTGTATTGCCTACCATGGGTGGTCAAACAGCGCTGAACCTTTGTAAAGAGGTAGATGAGCTGGGAATATGGGAAAAGAACAACGTTCGCCTCATTGGTGTAGACATCAAAGCGATCGACAAGGCTGAAGACCGTGAACAGTTCCGTCAGTGGATGATCCAACTGGGCATACCGGTAGCGCCTGCAAGAACGGCCAACTCTTTCCTGGAAGGTAAGGAGTTTGCACAGGAAATAGGCTTCCCGCTGGTAATCCGTCCTTCCTTTACCCTGGGTGGTACAGGTGGTGGCTTCGTTCACAGCAAAGAAGACCTGGACGAAGCACTGGACCGTGGTCTGAAAGCTTCTCCCATCCACGAAGTACTGGTTGAGAAAGCAGTACTCGGATGGAAGGAATTCGAACTGGAACTGCTGCGCGACAAGAATGACAACGTTGTGATCATCTGTACCGTAGAGAACCTCGATCCGATGGGTATCCACACTGGGGACTCCATCACGGTGGCGCCTGCCATGACCCTGAGCGATACCGCTTTCCAGGACATGCGTAACAAAGCCATGATGATGATGCGTGACCTCGGCAACTTCGCCGGTGGCTGTAACGTTCAGTTCTCCCTCAATCCGGAAAATGAAGAGCTGATCGCTATTGAAATCAACCCGCGTGTAAGCCGCTCCTCTGCCCTGGCATCCAAAGCAACCGGTTATCCGATTGCAAAAATCGCTGCCAAACTGGCGATTGGCTACACCCTGGATGAACTGGAAAACCAGATCACCAGAACTACTTCCGCTTTCTTTGAACCTGCGCTGGACTACGTTATCGTAAAAATGCCACGCTGGAACTTCGATAAATTTAAAGGTGCAGACGACACCCTGGGCCTGCAGATGAAGTCTGTAGGTGAAGTAATGGCTATCGGCCGTACTTTCCCCGAAGCGCTGCAGAAAGCCTGCCAGAGCCTCGAAAACGATGCGCTGGGTCTGGGCTACTATGGCAAGTCGCTGATGAGAACGGAAGATCTCATCGAAAAACTGAAACGTCCTACCTGGGATCGTATCTTCCGTATCAAAGATGCCCTGATGGCAGGTGCTTCTGTGAAACATATCCACCAGCAGACACATATCGACCGCTGGTTCCTGCACCAGATACAGGATATCGTAAATCTGGAAAAACAACTGGCTGAGCATGACCTGGAAAGCGTTCCGGCCGACATGCTGAAAGATGCCAAACACATGGGCTTCTCCGACAAACAGCTGGCTATCATCTTCGGTAACTGCGAAGAAGAAGAAGTTTACGAAAAACGTAAAGCCCTCGGCATTGTTCGTACCTACAAAATGGTAGATACCTGCAGCGCTGAGTTTGAAGCTAAAACACCTTACTTCTATTCTACTTTCGATACAGAAAACGAAAGCAAGGTTAGCGATAAGAAAAAAATTATCGTACTGGGTTCCGGTCCTAACAGAATTGGCCAGGGTATTGAATTTGACTACTGCTGTACACACGGTCTGCAGGCAATCCAGGATTGCGGCTATGAAGCGATCATGGTAAACTGTAACCCTGAAACGGTGTCTACCGACTTTGATATGGCCGACAAGCTGTACTTCGAACCGGTATTCTGGGAGCATCTGTGGGAGATCGTTGAGCTGGAAAAACCAGAAGGTGTGATCGTTCAGCTGGGTGGTCAGACTGCTCTGAAACTGGCCAAACGCCTGGAAGAAAAAGGTATCAAAATCATCGGTACTTCTTTCGACAACATGGATATCGCGGAAGACCGCGGCCGTTTCTCCGATATGCTGAAAGACCTCGGTATTCCTTATCCTAAATACGGCACCGCTTACAATACAGACGAAGCTATTGAAGTGGCCAAGGAAGTAGGATACCCTGTGCTGGTACGTCCTTCCTATGTACTGGGCGGACAGCGTATGCGTATCGTGATCAACGAAGAAGAACTGGAACAATCTGTACTGAGCCTGCTGCGTCACCTGCCAGGCAACAAGATCCTGATCGACCACTTCCTGGACCGCTGCCAGGAAGCTGAGATTGACGGTATCTTCGACGGTACTGATTTCCACGTGATGGGTGTAATGGAACACATTGAGCCTGCCGGTATCCACAGTGGTGACAGCCATGCGCTGCTGCCAGCCTTCAATCTCACTCCGATTGAAGTGACTACGATGGAATACTACGCAGAGAAAATTGCCCGAGCACTGAATATCCGTGGTCTCATCAACATTCAGTTTGCTATCAAAGGTGGACAGGTATACGTGATCGAAGCCAACCCACGTGCTTCCCGCACTACACCTTTCATCGCAAAAGCTTACCAGGTGCCTTACCTGAACATCGCTACCAAAGTGATGATCGGTGCCAAAAAGCTGCAGGACTTCACAATTGAAAAGAAACTCACCGGCTTTGCTATCAAAGAACCAGTGTTCTCCTTCAATAAATTCCCGGGCGTGAACAAAGAACTCGGCCCTGAAATGAAGTCCACCGGTGAAGCTATCCGCTTTATTAAAGACCTGAGAGATCCTTATTTCAGGCAGTTGTATAAAGAAAAGAGCATGTACCTGTCTAAATAA
- a CDS encoding DeoR/GlpR family DNA-binding transcription regulator — translation MLKEERLDYILKKLQADQKVLQAELSTDLQVSEDTVRRDLEVLAQNGQLIKVRGGAIPHSPNPLAFKERSALHEADKQHIARKALSFLHDGQTIIIDGGTSTLALVKLFPLNLRLTVITNSVPIVAQLVEHPTIEVIFTGGRIGKISQTACGMETIRMLQKVRADLNFMGICSLHPDAGVTGLDLEEAEVKSVMVESANKNIALATSDKMGTAEPFKVCDITELDTIVTDNPDLPSLKPYLNLGIQVI, via the coding sequence ATGTTAAAAGAGGAAAGGCTCGATTATATATTGAAAAAGCTCCAGGCCGATCAAAAGGTACTGCAGGCGGAGCTAAGCACTGATTTACAGGTGTCTGAGGATACTGTGCGCCGGGATCTGGAAGTGCTGGCTCAAAACGGTCAGCTTATCAAAGTAAGGGGAGGGGCTATCCCGCATTCTCCTAATCCGCTGGCATTTAAGGAGAGAAGCGCGCTGCATGAAGCAGATAAACAACATATCGCCCGCAAAGCGCTTTCTTTTCTGCATGACGGGCAAACAATCATCATAGATGGAGGAACTTCTACGCTGGCACTGGTGAAACTGTTCCCGCTCAATCTGCGGCTGACAGTCATCACCAACAGCGTTCCGATTGTTGCGCAACTCGTGGAACATCCAACCATTGAAGTGATATTTACTGGTGGCCGTATCGGCAAAATCTCCCAGACAGCCTGCGGTATGGAAACCATACGCATGCTGCAGAAGGTCCGTGCCGATCTCAATTTCATGGGTATTTGCAGTCTGCATCCTGATGCCGGCGTAACTGGCCTGGACCTTGAGGAAGCAGAGGTTAAAAGCGTGATGGTGGAATCGGCCAATAAAAACATTGCACTGGCCACCAGTGATAAAATGGGTACGGCAGAGCCATTCAAGGTATGCGATATTACTGAGCTGGATACAATTGTTACAGACAATCCTGACCTGCCTTCGCTCAAACCGTATTTAAACCTGGGTATACAGGTGATTTAA
- a CDS encoding MFS transporter encodes MMMLQELSAPVIHKRGARIAVSALFFLTGLCFASWASRIPDIQQALHMNDAGLGSVLLALPVGSLISLPVAGVLVSRFGSRQVLIMAAVAYGVLLPVLGLARTPWELITVLICFGFCGNLANIAVNTQAVAVEAMYGRSIMASFHGLWSVAGFTGAAIGTAMSGLNIAPVYHFLLITGIAWTLVLLTMRHIVQQDANVQPNQPLFVKPDLFLLTLGIIAMCSMICEGTMFDWSGVYFRRVVHVRDGLSGAGYAAFMSTMASGRFVADWMITRLGTRKMLLISGILTASGLLIAVIFPYFISAMFGFMLVGAGVSSVVPLVYSAAGKSKVMSPGMALAAVSTIGYLGFLFGPPLIGFVAQATSLAVSFSIIAVMGAAIAVMSTRVKL; translated from the coding sequence ATGATGATGTTACAGGAATTATCGGCACCGGTAATACATAAGAGAGGTGCACGTATAGCGGTGAGTGCGTTGTTTTTCCTTACCGGCCTATGTTTCGCCAGCTGGGCTTCGCGTATACCTGATATACAGCAGGCACTACATATGAATGATGCCGGACTGGGAAGTGTGTTGCTGGCGCTGCCGGTAGGTTCACTTATTTCCTTGCCGGTGGCGGGAGTGCTGGTGTCCCGCTTTGGAAGCAGGCAGGTACTGATTATGGCGGCAGTCGCTTATGGGGTGCTGTTGCCCGTGCTGGGGCTGGCCCGGACCCCCTGGGAATTAATCACGGTGCTGATCTGTTTCGGCTTTTGTGGCAACCTGGCCAATATTGCAGTAAACACCCAGGCTGTGGCCGTAGAGGCAATGTATGGAAGGTCTATTATGGCTTCTTTTCACGGATTGTGGAGTGTCGCAGGTTTTACAGGGGCTGCCATCGGAACCGCGATGAGCGGGCTGAACATTGCGCCGGTATATCACTTCCTGCTGATTACCGGTATTGCCTGGACACTGGTATTGCTGACCATGCGTCATATAGTACAGCAGGATGCAAATGTGCAACCGAATCAGCCTTTGTTTGTCAAACCTGACCTTTTCCTGCTGACGCTGGGTATAATCGCTATGTGTTCCATGATATGCGAGGGGACTATGTTTGATTGGAGCGGCGTGTATTTTCGCAGGGTAGTGCATGTACGGGATGGTCTTTCGGGCGCTGGTTATGCAGCTTTCATGAGTACCATGGCTTCCGGCCGCTTTGTGGCCGACTGGATGATCACCCGGCTGGGTACCAGAAAGATGTTGCTGATCAGCGGTATCCTTACTGCCAGTGGGTTGCTGATAGCGGTGATATTCCCTTATTTTATCAGTGCCATGTTTGGTTTTATGCTGGTAGGCGCGGGTGTCTCGTCTGTAGTACCGCTGGTATATAGTGCAGCCGGCAAGTCAAAAGTGATGTCTCCGGGAATGGCGCTGGCGGCGGTTTCTACCATTGGTTACCTGGGCTTTTTGTTTGGCCCGCCACTGATTGGTTTTGTGGCACAGGCCACCAGCCTGGCCGTTTCTTTTTCCATCATAGCAGTGATGGGAGCAGCTATTGCGGTGATGTCCACACGTGTAAAATTGTAA
- a CDS encoding helix-turn-helix domain-containing protein gives MMQSSLIHMGQRLKQILKQKKIKIIDFAKMAGFTNQIAHYHLRNSDMKRVNLERFCQLIEITPDEFIRWNGSTQLANGKNIHHGNRLQDLIAEKGLNKSKLAERLNMSRRTMYNVFEKETFSPDELDRVARGLDMTTEAFLNPGTIQETRQTESEEMMVLREKYYKILEEHNQLLKNYAAIKDDMIKLKKELVTYRKGKAKKA, from the coding sequence ATGATGCAGTCGAGTTTGATACACATGGGCCAGCGGCTAAAGCAGATACTGAAGCAGAAAAAAATAAAAATCATCGATTTTGCTAAAATGGCCGGCTTTACTAATCAGATCGCCCACTATCACCTGAGAAACAGCGACATGAAACGGGTTAACCTGGAACGTTTCTGTCAGCTGATAGAAATCACCCCTGATGAATTTATCCGGTGGAACGGCAGCACCCAACTGGCAAACGGGAAAAATATCCACCACGGCAACCGGCTACAGGACCTCATCGCTGAAAAAGGACTCAACAAAAGCAAACTGGCCGAACGCCTCAATATGAGCAGGCGGACCATGTACAATGTTTTTGAAAAGGAAACATTTTCACCGGATGAGCTGGACCGGGTAGCCCGCGGTTTGGACATGACCACAGAAGCTTTCCTCAATCCCGGCACCATACAGGAAACCCGGCAAACGGAAAGCGAGGAAATGATGGTGCTTCGTGAGAAGTATTACAAAATCCTGGAGGAGCATAACCAACTGCTGAAGAATTATGCCGCCATTAAAGATGATATGATCAAACTGAAAAAAGAGCTGGTCACGTACCGTAAAGGCAAAGCAAAGAAAGCCTGA